Sequence from the Candidatus Omnitrophota bacterium genome:
TGGCGGCAAACGGTATAAAATGGGCGGCAACCGATGAAGACATTTTGTTCAGAAGCATAGCGATGTCGGATAAGAAGCAAAAAGCTCACCACCACGCGGACCGCCGCATAATATACCAGCCGTATAAATTCAGCAAGGGATCAAAGTCGTTGTCGGTAGTTTTTAGAGACAAGAATCTCTCCGATATCATAAGTTTTAATTATAACGCGTGGGACCAATCGGAGGCGGCGGCCGATCTCATCGGGCACTTTAAAAATATTTCCGCGTCACTGGCCAATGAAACTCAAAGAAGAATGGTAGTGATAGCTATGGATGGAGAGAACGCATGGGAATATTTCCATGATAACGGAAGAGAGTTCTTCCAAGCGCTATACTCCAGCCTTGATAATGACAAAGACCTGGAGGCCACTACAATAAGCGGCCACCTTGGAATAGAGCCGCCTGACAAGTCGCTCGATACAATATTCCCAGCGTCATGGATAAATCATAATTTCAGAATATGGATAGGCGAAGAACAGGACAATCTGTCTTGGGACTATCTTTCGGCTGTGAGAAAAGATCTTGTTAAATTCACCAAACAGATGAAAAAAAATCCCGGTAATGAAGATGCCCTTGAAAAAGCGTGGAGGGAATTTTATATAGCGGAAGGCAGTGATTGGAACTGGTGGTATGGCGGCAGGGCGCACTCGGGATCCGATAATCCATTTGATAAATTGTACCGGACGCATCTTAAGAATATATATAAGTTTCTCAAAAAGCCCGTGCCGGACTTTTTAAAGATTTCTATTGCATAAAACACCAAAAAGGGTATAATAATATTTCCTGAAAAACGAAGGGGGGGAAAGTTATGGCAAGAACATCGACCATAAAACTTGGCAGATCTTCTAACCCATCTATGTCGACTGAAGATTTGAACAAGTTGGTAGCTAAAAAAGCTTATGAGCTTTACGAAAAGAGGGGCCGCAAGTCCGGTCATTCAATGGATGACTGGTTAGAAGCGGAGAGGATCGTAAAGGGGAAGTGCGGTTGTAAGTAAAAGGTTTCTTAAGCGATCTTAAAAGTTTAAAGGCAGGGTGGTATACCCTGCCTTTTTTATTGTTTTAAGTCTGTCACTCGTGGTATAATCACAAATAATTATGAAAATATTTCTGCTTTCATTTATACCTATATTTGTAGCGATGGATGCTATAGGTATCCTTCCAATGTTCATCGGCTTTACCGAACATCTCAAGAAAAAAGAAAAACAGAGAATAATAAACCAGTCGATAATAACAGCCTTTCTTATAGGAATAGTATTTCTCTTCCTTGGCAAGTGGATATTCGGCATATTGGGCGTTCAGGTATCTGATTTTAAGATAGCGGGCGGCGCGGTGCTTCTGGCAATCTCTCTGAAGGATATCTTGCAGTACGAAAAAAATCGCAAGCTTTCCAGTGAAACGATGGGAGCGATGCCTATCGGCACTCCGCTGGTCGTCGGCCCGGCAGTCCTTACGACAATAATAATACTTTTGGATACCTACGGTCCATATATGACAGTGTTGTCTTTTATTACCAACCTGGCAATAACCTGGATAACGTTTTATTACGCGGGCGCGATATCAAACTTTCTCGGTAAAGCGGGATCGAAAGCAGTTTCAAAGATAGCCGCTTTGCTGCTTGCCGCAATAGCCATAATGATGATGCGTAAAGGGCTCGTCGATACCATAGCAGCGTCACTTTCCAAATAAATGTCCGACAAAATGTATTGAATCAACCGTTGACAAACTGACTTTTGTTAGGTATATTTGATTATATAATATAATTATGAGCAATCATCGTATACTAATATCGAATATAGGGATAGCATCTCTTTTTATTGCGTTTGTGTCTCTTTCGCATGCCCAGCCGCCCGCGACGCCGGACGCGTCCAGGGCGACGAGGGAGTCTGATCGCTTCGGCCGTGACACAGAGAAGCGTGTAGAAAGAGAGTTAAGAAGGATCCCACAAAAACCCACCACCCCCGCCGTAGAAGAAGAAAAACCAAAAGCAGGCGAACAGAAGTTTTTTGTGAAGAAGGTAAACCTTGCTGGCTGCGAAACTTTTCTGCCTGAAGATTTTGCTTTTCTTTTGGAAAAATATGAGAATAGGGATGAGACTCTCACCGACTTAAATAATCTCGCCAGGGAAATAGCCGCTGAATATCTGAAAAAAGGCATAATAGCCGCGGTATTTCTGCCGCCTCAGGAAGTAAAAGATAATACGATCACGATGCAGGTTGTGGAGTCCAGAATGGGCGAGCTTGAAATTCAAAAGTCGCCGCATTTCAGAAAGAAGATGCTTAGATATTACTGGAGCGTCAAAGAAGGCGAGATACTCCGCTACGACAGGATATCGAAGAGCCTTCAGATGATGAATAAGAATCCCGATCGGGAGGTGAGGGCGTCTTTACACGCTGGAGCCAAGCCCGGAACCACCAATGTTATATTGACCTCAAAGACGCGTTTTCCGATACATGGCCAATACACTTTCGATAGAGAAGGTATAATGACAACCGGCCGTGAAAGGAATGGTTTTGGTATACGAAACAATAATATGCTTGGTTATGACGACACCCTTATTACGGGGTTATCATACGGGAAAAACTTTATCGGCGAATACATCTATCATAGCATACCCATCAGCGGTAACGGCGCGTCATTACTCTACGGTTACAGTTACAGCAAGTCCACCCCCAAGAAGGATTTTGATGTTTATTCGCTGAAGTCTGAAGCGAATAATACCACGGTCTCGATACGTCAGGACATATATAAAAAAGATGAGTACCTCGGAGAGGTCTCCATAGGTTTTGACGCGAAGGATAAAGTCACTTGGTATTCGAGCGGTACGGGCACTTTAAACAGAGACAGAATAAGGCCCATTAACTTGGCCGGGAATTTTGTGATACGCGGTACAAATAGCGTAACTTATATATCGCCCGAGATAGACCAGGGCCTGAATGTTTTTGGAGCGAGTAAAAAGAATAACCCTCTTGCCTCAAGAGCCGGCGCTACGCCAACCTACACAAAGTTTTTATTCACCGCCCAGAACAGGACCAGCCTGCCCTTTAAGCTTCAACAGAGTTTGAGGTTCAGGACGCAGCTTGCGTCGGAAAAATTATTTTCGCAGGAGCAATATGGTATCGGCGGCATAGATACAGTGAGAGGCTATCCGCCAAGCGACTATCTGGCTGACAAGATGATACTCGTAAACGCCGAGATGATCAGCCCTCTATTTTTTCTTCCAAAGGGCTGGAAGCTTCCTTACGCGGAAAAACCTTTAGTGGACCAGCTAACCGGCCTGATATTTCTTGACTATGGTTATGGAGAACACAAAGGCGACCCTAAGCCGCGCAGGCTTTCATCTGTCGGAGCGGGCCTTAGGATGAATTTTTATAATCAGGTATCATTGAGATTGGAATGGGGTATTCCCTTTAAGCTATTCGGACAGCCTGCCTTAACAGAGGGAAGCACAAAAGGCCGTTTTCATATATCGTTGAATATAGAAGACAAGCTGCCCAGCGAGATAGAGCGTATTATGAATGAGATGAGAGAAGAGAAGAAGCAGAAAGAGCTGCGCTCGATTATTAATGAGGCGCTTTCGATGCCCGATAGTCCGCTTAAGGAAAAGCTGTTTTACTGTCTTTCGATGGGAGACGATTTGTATAAGCAGGGAAAGTTGAAAGAATCAAAGAAGATGTACGCTATGGTTATAAATATCGGCAGGGCCGTGCATACGCAAGCCCAGGAATATATGAGCCAACGCGTTGCGCTGGAGGCTGAACTTAATAAGAAGAACGATGAAGCGCTTGCCCTGTATAAACAGGGAAAGCTTGAAGAGGCTAAAAAGATATGGCGGGACGTTGAAAGCCAGGCACAGGTCCGTCCGCTTGAATTTGAATTTTAATCATTGCAATTTTTTGTGAGTGTTGTAAACTATACTTATATATAAGAGAAAGGGATTTTTAATATGCGCATACGTAAGTATTATATTTTACTAGCGATGTTGTTCCTATATTCAGTCCCGTTTGTATTTGCCGATGAAGATGTATCCAAAGAAGAGATAGCCCAGCCCTCCATACAAGATGAAACCACCAAGGACAAGGCAGTAGTTACTTCAGAGGCTATAGAGAAAGCGGCCCCGTCCTACAGTATGCGGTTAAAAGATATTATACAGCAGGCACAGGAGGGTATTAAAAGGATAGATAAGGAGCTGGCGGAAGAAGAGATCAGGGTTCGCAATCAGGAACGCGAGGCAAAGGTAAAGGAATTTTTTGATA
This genomic interval carries:
- a CDS encoding MarC family protein, which codes for MKIFLLSFIPIFVAMDAIGILPMFIGFTEHLKKKEKQRIINQSIITAFLIGIVFLFLGKWIFGILGVQVSDFKIAGGAVLLAISLKDILQYEKNRKLSSETMGAMPIGTPLVVGPAVLTTIIILLDTYGPYMTVLSFITNLAITWITFYYAGAISNFLGKAGSKAVSKIAALLLAAIAIMMMRKGLVDTIAASLSK
- a CDS encoding DUF2934 domain-containing protein, with translation MARTSTIKLGRSSNPSMSTEDLNKLVAKKAYELYEKRGRKSGHSMDDWLEAERIVKGKCGCK
- a CDS encoding ShlB/FhaC/HecB family hemolysin secretion/activation protein encodes the protein MSNHRILISNIGIASLFIAFVSLSHAQPPATPDASRATRESDRFGRDTEKRVERELRRIPQKPTTPAVEEEKPKAGEQKFFVKKVNLAGCETFLPEDFAFLLEKYENRDETLTDLNNLAREIAAEYLKKGIIAAVFLPPQEVKDNTITMQVVESRMGELEIQKSPHFRKKMLRYYWSVKEGEILRYDRISKSLQMMNKNPDREVRASLHAGAKPGTTNVILTSKTRFPIHGQYTFDREGIMTTGRERNGFGIRNNNMLGYDDTLITGLSYGKNFIGEYIYHSIPISGNGASLLYGYSYSKSTPKKDFDVYSLKSEANNTTVSIRQDIYKKDEYLGEVSIGFDAKDKVTWYSSGTGTLNRDRIRPINLAGNFVIRGTNSVTYISPEIDQGLNVFGASKKNNPLASRAGATPTYTKFLFTAQNRTSLPFKLQQSLRFRTQLASEKLFSQEQYGIGGIDTVRGYPPSDYLADKMILVNAEMISPLFFLPKGWKLPYAEKPLVDQLTGLIFLDYGYGEHKGDPKPRRLSSVGAGLRMNFYNQVSLRLEWGIPFKLFGQPALTEGSTKGRFHISLNIEDKLPSEIERIMNEMREEKKQKELRSIINEALSMPDSPLKEKLFYCLSMGDDLYKQGKLKESKKMYAMVINIGRAVHTQAQEYMSQRVALEAELNKKNDEALALYKQGKLEEAKKIWRDVESQAQVRPLEFEF